The following coding sequences lie in one Capsicum annuum cultivar UCD-10X-F1 chromosome 5, UCD10Xv1.1, whole genome shotgun sequence genomic window:
- the LOC107871139 gene encoding LOW QUALITY PROTEIN: wall-associated receptor kinase 4 (The sequence of the model RefSeq protein was modified relative to this genomic sequence to represent the inferred CDS: inserted 1 base in 1 codon), translating into METITIGLGLGLLSLLVSVTWIFLDLKRRKILKSREKFFKQNGGMLLKQQMSSNLNKVFTIEELKKATNNFAKDRILGVGGNGVVYKGVLPYQRIVAIKKSKQLEQNQIEEFINEVVTLTQINHKNVVKLLGCCLKTEVPLLVYEYISHGTLHHHIHTKNGEMPWLSFQNRLRIAIESADAFSYLRSATSIPILHRDIKSENILLDDYYTIKIADFGASRLRPFDQADMSSLIPGTLGYLDPKGIKLGLSDKSDVYSFDVVLAELLXENRLFQILHHRVLKEGSLDPLNSIGELVVRCLNTKGEERPTMREVTNELEGFTKYIFHSWAHHDQENNQLQMEEMIRERNDLYTVRMHTSTNCDIPSSVQQISEYSMRCEEDPLFDN; encoded by the exons ATGGAAACTATTACAATAG GTTTAGGTCTTGGATTGTTGTCACTACTTGTTAGTGTCACTTGGATATTTCTCgatttaaaaaggagaaaaattctgaAATCACGGGAGAAGTTCTTCAAGCAAAATGGTGGTATGCTATTAAAACAACAAATGTCGTCCAATTTAAATAAGGTGTTTACAATTGAAGAACTCAAAAAAGCTACCAACAACTTTGCAAAAGATCGCATCCTTGGAGTAGGTGGAAATGGTGTAGTTTATAAAGGGGTTCTACCATATCAGCGCATAGTTGCAATCAAGAAGTCAAAACAACTCGAGCAAAACCAAATAGAAGAGTTTATAAATGAGGTTGTAACACTGACTCAAATTAACCACAAGAATGTGGTGAAACTATTGGGTTGTTGCCTAAAGACTGAAGTTCCTTTATTGGTCTACGAATACATATCTCACGGTACCCTTCACCATCATATACACACTAAAAATGGAGAAATGCCTTGGCTTTCTTTCCAAAATCGATTAAGAATTGCAATTGAATCTGCTGATGCCTTTAGTTATCTCCGCTCTGCAACTTCTATACCTATCCTACATAGAGACATTAAATCAGAAAATATACTACTGGATGACTACTATACAATAAAGATTGCTGATTTTGGAGCTTCAAGGTTAAGACCTTTTGACCAGGCAGATATGAGTTCACTTATACCAGGAACATTGGGTTATCTAGACCCTAAAGGCATAAAATTGGGATTGTCAGACAAGAGTGATGTCTATAGTTTTGATGTAGTACTCGCAGAGTTGT AGGAGAATCGCTTATTTCAAATTCTCCATCATAGGGTTTTGAAAGAAGGCTCACTGGATCCGCTTAATTCCATCGGTGAGCTTGTGGTTAGATGCCTTAAcacaaaaggagaagaaagaccaACCATGAGAGAAGTGACAAATGAATTGGAAGGATTCACTAAATATATTTTCCATTCTTGGGCTCATCACGACCAAGAAAACAATCAACTACAAATGGAAGAAATGATCAGAGAACGGAATGATCTTTATACTGTGAGAATGCACACTTCCACCAATTGTGATATACCATCAAGTGTTCAACAAATCTCTGAATATAGCATGAGATGTGAAGAAGACCCCCTctttgataattaa